From the Lolium rigidum isolate FL_2022 chromosome 2, APGP_CSIRO_Lrig_0.1, whole genome shotgun sequence genome, one window contains:
- the LOC124688653 gene encoding probable polygalacturonase: MVETSGGRWRLHLHGQRRSAAAFLAANKTLLAAVWVAGFTLVFLWQSASMFAGGGLLAPPPRLRPNAYNLTDFGGVGDGRAVNTRAFERAVEAIADRGGGQLNVPPGRWLTGPFNLTSHMTLFLAEGAEILAITDEKHWPLMPALPSYGYGRERKGPRFGSLIHGQNLKDVVITGYNGSINGQGEVWWSRHRRRMLKNTRPPLVQLMWSKDIIVANITLLNSPFWHFHPYDCTNVTVSNVTILAPISGAPNTDGIDPDSCQDVLIENCYISVGDDAIAIKSGWDQYGIAYGRPSSNILIRNVTVRSLVSAGISIGSEMSGGVANVTVENVRIWDSRRGVRIKTAIGRGGYIRNISYRNITFDNVRAGIVIKVDYNEHADDGYDRNAFPDITGISFKDIHGQGVRVPVRAHGSNTIPIKDITFQGMSVGISYKKKHIFQCSYIEGRVIGSVFPKPCENLDVYNEHGQLVKRAAMLNSTEVDYDI; encoded by the exons ATGGTGGAAACGTCGGGCGGGAGGTGGAGGCTCCACCTCCACGGCCagcgccggagcgcggcggccttCCTCGCGGCCAACAAGACCCTGCTCGCCGCCGTCTGGGTCGCCGGGTTCACGCTCGTCTTCCTCTGGCAGAGCGCCTCCATGTTCGCCGGGGGCgggctcctcgcgccgccgccgcgcctgcgCCCGAACGCCTACAACCTCACGGACTTCGGCGGCGTCGGGGACGGGCGGGCTGTGAACACCCGGGCCTTCGAGCGCGCCGTCGAGGCCATCGCGGACCGCGGAGGAGGGCAGCTCAATGTGCCGCCCGGGCGGTGGCTCACCGGCCCGTTCAACCTCACCAGCCACATGACCCTCTTCCTCGCCGAGGGCGCGGAGATCCTTGCCATCACG GATGAGAAGCATTGGCCGCTGATGCCCGCACTGCCATCTTATGGGTATGGGAGGGAGCGGAAAGGACCCCGTTTCGGGAGTCTAATTCATGGACAGAATTTGAAAGATGTAGTCATTACAG GATACAATGGTAGCATAAATGGCCAGGGTGAAGTTTGGTGGTCGAGGCATCGCAGAAGAATGCTGAAGAACACAAGGCCTCCACTTGTGCAACTGATGTGGTCCAAGGACATTATTGTCGCAAATATAACATTGTTGAATTCACCTTTCTGGCACTTCCACCCATATGATTGCACAAATGTTACTGTTTCTAATGTTACAATCTTAGCTCCTATATCTGGTGCTCCAAACACGGATGGCATAGATCCAG ACTCTTGTCAGGATGTCCTTATTGAGAATTGCTACATATCTGTTGGTGATGATGCAATAGCTATAAAGAGCGGGTGGGATCAATATGGGATTGCATATGGGCGGCCATCTTCTAACATTTTAATACGCAATGTGACAGTCCGTTCTTTGGTCAG TGCTGGAATTTCAATTGGCAGTGAGATGTCTGGTGGAGTTGCAAATGTTACAGTGGAGAATGTACGCATCTGGGATTCAAGGCGAGGTGTGAGAATAAAGACTGCCATAGGAAGAGGAGGCTACATCCGCAATATCTCCTACCGCAACATAACCTTTGACAATGTTCGTGCTGGGATTGTGATAAAGGTTGACTACAATGAGCATGCTGATGATGGGTATGACAGGAATGCCTTCCCAGACATCACAGGCATATCATTCAAAGACATACATGGGCAGGGTGTGCGGGTTCCTGTCCGTGCTCATGGCAGCAACACCATCCCTATCAAGGATATCACCTTTCAGGGTATGTCAGTAGGCATCAGCTACAAGAAGAAGCATATTTTCCAATGCTCCTACATAGAGGGGCGTGTTATTGGGTCAGTGTTTCCAAAACCATGCGAGAATTTGGACGTCTATAATgagcatggacaacttgtgaagcgtGCGGCAATGTTGAACAGCACAGAAGTTGACTATGATATATGA